The proteins below are encoded in one region of Fibrella aestuarina BUZ 2:
- a CDS encoding dCTP deaminase domain-containing protein: MAVIDLETRLTKDWDSYNSNLKSSDSLIFISPHNYNIEDGPASLDLTVGNRFFFHDRGQHYTITDDGIYIEPFNSLLIETEQKVCLPLNIFGIVIGKGHQIFQGTFISSGKINPGFNGKLNIGLYNGSRKRIHIKSGHPLCSCVFFQMESNMNSPLKNYDANRQINKVYLTRTQKLFNAYKGNMQLVTHIIAIIAFLVALFVGLTNRNSIFSAIESDSKSGKIDKK; the protein is encoded by the coding sequence ATGGCTGTAATCGATCTAGAAACAAGGCTCACTAAAGATTGGGATAGTTATAATAGCAATCTAAAATCTAGTGACAGCTTAATTTTTATTAGTCCGCACAATTACAACATTGAAGATGGTCCTGCTTCGTTAGACTTGACCGTTGGAAACAGGTTTTTCTTTCATGATCGTGGGCAACACTACACAATCACAGATGATGGCATATATATTGAACCATTCAACTCTCTGTTGATAGAAACAGAACAAAAGGTGTGTCTGCCTTTAAACATATTTGGCATTGTAATTGGGAAGGGTCATCAAATATTTCAAGGCACATTTATCTCTTCAGGTAAGATCAACCCAGGTTTCAATGGAAAACTCAATATAGGCCTATATAATGGGAGTAGAAAGAGGATACATATAAAAAGCGGGCACCCTCTGTGCTCCTGTGTGTTTTTCCAAATGGAGTCGAACATGAATAGCCCTTTAAAAAATTATGACGCAAACAGGCAAATAAACAAGGTTTACTTAACCAGAACTCAAAAATTATTTAATGCTTACAAGGGTAATATGCAATTAGTGACTCATATTATTGCTATTATAGCCTTTCTCGTTGCTTTATTCGTTGGGTTAACCAATAGAAATTCAATCTTTAGCGCTATCGAATCTGATAGTAAATCAGGTAAAATTGACAAGAAATGA
- a CDS encoding phosphatase PAP2 family protein, protein MKLAYKLGIVSALLTGVWACDKTIDEPQRLGYVPASVDEKAGTWKTYVLTSPTDVTVATPALTTSPEYQAELANLKTLSASLNAQQQEAVVYWGAGAAYRWNEIARELSARYNLAPASNAEGKYPVPDAANPLADPKFPFANPPYTARALAYLSVAQYDALVLAWNYKYKFNRVAPSKVDAAVRVALPVSALPAYPSEDAVVAAASAVVLKAMFPGEVAYIDAKVAEHRNARLWAGMNVASDLAAGADLGAQVGAKVMGRAKNDGMSAANNQTLTAGMVEKAKGLGMKEVWVSQETPARPPMLPNYGAVQNWNFDAATKVKLRPEMGPVPGSEQFNKELAELRDIQKNQTREQARIANYWADGAGSYTPPGHWHRTAANAAHEAKYSEVRMARTLALVGTTLMDAGVCCWETKYYYYSPRPQQYGVKTSVGLPNFPSYTSGHSTFSAAAATVLGSIFPERTDEFWAKAQEASDSRVYGLIHFRSDCTMGLKCGKNIGNYAVARGKADGSGL, encoded by the coding sequence ATGAAACTTGCGTATAAATTAGGAATTGTGAGTGCGTTGTTGACGGGTGTCTGGGCCTGCGACAAGACCATTGACGAACCACAGCGGCTTGGGTACGTGCCCGCCAGCGTGGACGAAAAAGCCGGTACGTGGAAAACCTACGTGCTGACTAGCCCTACCGACGTAACCGTTGCCACGCCCGCCCTGACGACTTCGCCGGAGTATCAGGCTGAACTGGCGAATCTGAAAACACTATCGGCCAGCCTCAACGCCCAACAGCAGGAGGCGGTCGTGTATTGGGGAGCAGGTGCCGCCTACCGCTGGAACGAGATCGCCCGCGAGCTGTCGGCCCGCTACAACCTGGCGCCCGCCTCGAATGCCGAAGGCAAGTACCCCGTTCCCGACGCAGCCAACCCGCTGGCCGATCCGAAATTTCCATTTGCCAACCCGCCCTACACGGCGCGTGCCTTGGCCTACCTGAGCGTGGCGCAGTACGACGCACTGGTGTTGGCCTGGAACTACAAGTACAAATTCAACCGGGTGGCCCCCTCGAAAGTCGACGCGGCGGTGCGGGTGGCGCTGCCCGTATCGGCCCTGCCCGCCTACCCGTCGGAAGACGCGGTGGTGGCGGCGGCATCGGCCGTGGTGCTGAAAGCCATGTTTCCCGGCGAAGTGGCTTATATCGACGCCAAAGTGGCCGAGCACCGCAACGCCCGGCTGTGGGCTGGTATGAACGTAGCCAGTGATCTGGCCGCCGGTGCCGATCTGGGTGCTCAGGTGGGCGCGAAAGTGATGGGCCGCGCCAAGAATGACGGCATGAGCGCTGCCAACAACCAGACGCTTACGGCGGGGATGGTCGAGAAGGCCAAAGGGTTGGGTATGAAGGAGGTGTGGGTCAGCCAGGAAACGCCTGCCCGGCCGCCGATGCTGCCGAACTACGGGGCCGTTCAGAACTGGAACTTCGATGCGGCAACGAAGGTGAAACTACGTCCCGAAATGGGCCCGGTGCCAGGTAGTGAGCAGTTCAACAAAGAACTGGCTGAACTCCGCGACATCCAGAAAAACCAGACCCGCGAGCAGGCCCGCATCGCCAACTACTGGGCCGATGGCGCCGGTAGCTACACCCCGCCGGGCCACTGGCACCGCACGGCCGCCAACGCCGCCCACGAAGCCAAATATAGCGAAGTACGCATGGCCCGCACGCTGGCACTGGTTGGTACCACACTCATGGACGCGGGCGTATGCTGCTGGGAGACAAAGTATTACTACTACAGCCCCCGCCCGCAACAGTACGGCGTGAAAACGTCGGTCGGCCTGCCCAACTTCCCGAGTTATACCTCGGGGCACTCGACGTTTTCGGCCGCGGCGGCAACCGTGCTGGGCAGCATTTTCCCTGAGCGCACCGACGAGTTCTGGGCCAAAGCGCAGGAAGCGTCTGACTCACGCGTGTATGGCCTGATTCACTTCCGCTCTGATTGCACGATGGGACTGAAATGCGGGAAAAACATCGGCAATTACGCCGTAGCTAGAGGGAAAGCCGACGGCTCAGGCCTGTAA
- a CDS encoding TonB-dependent receptor family protein produces MHFTGLLLPAVLLAGGACVAQAQTDTLRTTTLDTLEVTANRSRVTLPLPEVHGTYLLAGRRSEVIRLADIDADIAQKNPRQLLARIPGLFVYDMDGTGNQLNVATRGLDPHRSWEMNLRQNGIITNSDMYGYPASHYSPPTESIERIELVRGTASLQYGAQFGGMLNYVTKQADTTRHLGFETVNSIGSFGTRSTYNALGGRVGRLTYYGYAYWRHSDGYRDNSRSDAQAQLVRLQYQVNPRMGLTAEVGRSRYVYQIPGPLTDSMFRANPRQATRGRNFFNPAIWVPSLRLDWQLTPQTRLQWVTSAVLGDRNSVQIDAFATVTDLPDPTGQYRPRQVDIDNFNSYTSEARLLQQFTIDGLAGTLVAGVQWMHNDLHRRQLGKGTTGTDFDLSLTTPFARDLWYHTRNGAAFVEGQLRVGRLTLSPGVRVEQGDTQLRGSISYYDAAELPTTIRHRFALLGLNGQYRLNDRMRLYGGWSQAYRPVLFKDIIPTSVYEQIDKNLRDATGYNAELGLETHWSGGHLNISLFELLYRNRMGTLVLMDGNNQPYTLRTNIGDSRNQGIEVLLEGQLASWKGGSLSGFTSTSFLDARYTNARVSVNGENVSVNGNRVESAPQITSRNGLTLRYRTASLTVQYSYVGMTYADALNTPVPSANGAKGPVPAYGLLDLNATWRVGPHLTLRGSLNNLTNESYFTKRPTFYPGPGVWSSDGRNVMLSVGYRL; encoded by the coding sequence ATGCATTTTACTGGACTCCTCCTGCCGGCCGTGTTGCTGGCTGGTGGTGCGTGCGTAGCTCAGGCGCAGACCGATACCCTGCGCACGACGACCCTCGATACGTTGGAAGTGACGGCCAACCGGAGCCGCGTGACGCTACCCCTCCCCGAGGTACACGGCACGTACCTGCTGGCTGGGCGGCGGAGCGAAGTGATCCGGCTGGCCGATATCGACGCCGACATTGCCCAGAAGAACCCCCGGCAACTGCTGGCGCGGATCCCCGGCCTGTTTGTGTACGACATGGATGGCACCGGCAATCAACTCAACGTGGCCACGCGCGGCCTCGACCCGCACCGGTCGTGGGAGATGAACCTGCGCCAGAACGGGATCATCACCAACTCGGATATGTATGGCTACCCGGCGAGCCATTACTCACCCCCGACCGAAAGCATCGAGCGGATCGAACTCGTGCGTGGTACGGCGTCGCTGCAATATGGGGCGCAGTTTGGCGGGATGCTCAACTACGTGACCAAGCAGGCTGACACTACGCGCCACCTTGGTTTCGAGACCGTCAACTCGATTGGGTCGTTCGGCACACGCAGCACCTACAATGCCCTAGGCGGGCGCGTGGGTCGGCTGACCTACTACGGCTATGCCTACTGGCGGCATTCGGATGGCTACCGCGACAACAGCCGGTCGGATGCACAGGCGCAGTTGGTCCGCCTTCAGTATCAGGTCAATCCCCGGATGGGTCTGACCGCCGAGGTCGGGCGTTCGCGCTACGTCTATCAGATTCCCGGTCCGCTTACCGACTCGATGTTCCGGGCCAACCCTCGGCAGGCAACCCGCGGCCGTAATTTCTTCAACCCGGCTATCTGGGTGCCGTCACTTCGGCTCGACTGGCAATTGACGCCCCAAACGCGGCTGCAATGGGTAACGTCGGCCGTGCTGGGTGACCGCAACAGCGTGCAGATCGACGCCTTTGCCACCGTCACCGATCTGCCTGATCCGACGGGGCAGTACCGGCCGCGGCAGGTCGACATTGACAACTTTAACAGCTATACCTCCGAGGCGCGGCTGTTACAGCAATTTACGATAGATGGTCTCGCAGGTACGTTGGTCGCGGGGGTTCAATGGATGCACAACGACCTCCACCGGCGGCAACTGGGAAAGGGTACCACTGGCACTGATTTTGACCTCAGCCTGACCACCCCCTTCGCCCGCGATTTGTGGTATCATACCCGCAACGGCGCGGCATTCGTGGAAGGGCAACTCCGTGTGGGGCGGTTAACGCTCTCGCCTGGTGTGCGGGTTGAACAGGGCGACACGCAACTGCGCGGCAGCATCAGCTACTACGACGCGGCCGAACTGCCTACGACCATCCGCCACCGGTTTGCGCTGCTGGGCCTGAACGGGCAGTACCGGCTCAACGACCGGATGCGACTCTATGGCGGCTGGTCGCAGGCGTATCGGCCCGTGCTGTTTAAAGACATTATCCCGACGTCGGTGTACGAGCAGATCGACAAAAACCTGCGCGACGCTACCGGCTACAATGCCGAACTGGGCCTGGAAACGCACTGGTCGGGCGGGCATCTGAACATCAGCCTGTTTGAGTTGCTCTACCGCAACCGCATGGGTACGTTGGTGTTGATGGACGGCAACAACCAGCCTTACACCCTCCGTACTAACATCGGGGATAGCCGCAATCAGGGTATAGAGGTCTTACTGGAAGGACAACTGGCCAGCTGGAAAGGGGGGAGCCTCAGCGGCTTTACGTCGACGTCGTTTCTGGACGCGCGATATACCAACGCCCGGGTGTCGGTCAATGGGGAGAATGTCAGCGTAAATGGTAACCGGGTCGAGTCGGCTCCACAGATCACTAGCCGCAACGGCCTGACGCTGCGTTACCGAACTGCCAGCCTGACGGTGCAGTACAGCTACGTGGGCATGACCTACGCCGATGCACTCAACACGCCCGTGCCGTCGGCCAATGGCGCCAAGGGCCCCGTTCCCGCCTATGGCCTGCTCGACCTGAACGCCACTTGGCGCGTAGGGCCGCACCTGACGCTGCGGGGGAGCCTGAATAACTTGACCAACGAGTCGTATTTCACCAAACGCCCCACATTCTATCCGGGGCCGGGCGTCTGGTCGTCGGATGGCCGCAACGTCATGCTGTCGGTGGGGTACAGGCTGTGA
- a CDS encoding dCTP deaminase encodes MIIVGDNLKSLITQHNIVDDLASGFDNTSIGLTLDSLIIKIIPNDESVILTYGTEIPEEWIQEQVININDGVVLEPKQSVLACSYETVKIPIGYFGLLQTKGSLARLFVSLHCNDSQIEPGFKGKITFEICNLSNMRIRLLPRQKVGDLFIIKASTKHVNSYNGRYQNATKPTIQLP; translated from the coding sequence ATGATTATTGTCGGGGACAATTTAAAAAGTTTAATCACTCAACATAATATTGTTGACGATTTAGCCAGTGGATTTGATAACACCTCAATAGGTCTTACACTTGACTCTTTGATAATAAAAATCATTCCTAATGACGAAAGTGTAATTTTGACATATGGCACCGAAATTCCTGAAGAATGGATACAAGAACAAGTTATAAATATAAACGACGGTGTAGTTCTAGAACCTAAGCAATCTGTTCTCGCGTGCTCGTATGAAACTGTAAAGATTCCGATTGGCTATTTCGGCCTATTACAAACTAAAGGGTCTTTGGCACGGCTTTTCGTGTCATTACATTGCAATGACTCTCAAATTGAGCCTGGATTTAAAGGTAAAATCACTTTTGAGATATGTAATCTTTCTAATATGAGAATTCGTCTATTGCCAAGACAGAAAGTAGGAGATCTCTTTATCATCAAGGCTTCGACTAAACACGTAAATTCGTATAATGGTAGGTACCAAAACGCGACCAAACCAACGATTCAACTCCCTTAA
- the aroQ gene encoding type II 3-dehydroquinate dehydratase, with the protein MKKILILNGPNLNLLGKREPTIYGNRSFVDYLKTIEAQFPDVQLHYFQSNHEGELIDKIHEHGFDFDGIVINAGAYTHTSIAIADALGAVTTPAVEVHISNVHARESYRHHSYLSPKCKGVIVGLGLTGYELAVRYLISDE; encoded by the coding sequence GTGAAAAAGATCCTGATCCTGAACGGTCCCAACCTCAACCTGCTGGGCAAGCGCGAACCGACCATCTACGGCAACCGCTCGTTTGTCGATTACCTTAAAACGATCGAGGCCCAATTCCCCGACGTACAACTGCATTATTTCCAGTCGAACCACGAAGGCGAACTGATCGACAAGATTCACGAGCATGGCTTCGATTTCGACGGGATCGTGATCAACGCTGGGGCTTACACCCACACGTCCATCGCTATTGCCGACGCGCTGGGGGCCGTCACTACGCCCGCCGTAGAGGTGCACATCAGCAATGTCCACGCCCGCGAAAGCTACCGGCATCACAGTTACCTTTCACCCAAATGCAAAGGCGTCATCGTCGGCCTCGGCCTGACAGGCTACGAACTGGCCGTACGCTACTTAATCAGTGATGAATGA
- a CDS encoding SDR family oxidoreductase codes for MPESFFHQKVVWITGASSGIGEALALELARQGARLVLSARRADELQRVASATGLAPADVLVLPLDITDEASMPSHTQAVLRRFGRIDVLFLNAGISQRSFVSETDLSVYHRLMAVNFFGVVALAKAVLPHFLAQKRGQFVVTSSVSGKIGVKQRSGYCASKHALHGFFDSLRAEVANEGLRVTMICPGYIRTPISASALDASGKAYGRFNKAQAEGMPADDCARRILRAVATGREEANIGGKELLGIYLKRFVPGLLSRILRQRPIEAV; via the coding sequence ATGCCTGAGTCTTTTTTTCACCAAAAAGTTGTCTGGATTACCGGCGCCTCATCGGGTATTGGCGAAGCACTCGCGCTCGAACTGGCCCGGCAAGGGGCACGGCTGGTACTGTCGGCCCGGCGGGCTGATGAGCTACAGCGCGTGGCGTCGGCAACCGGCCTTGCCCCTGCCGACGTACTCGTGCTTCCGCTCGACATAACCGACGAAGCGTCTATGCCATCGCACACGCAGGCCGTCCTACGGCGGTTTGGCCGTATCGATGTGCTGTTTTTGAATGCGGGGATCAGCCAGCGCAGTTTCGTGAGCGAGACCGATCTGAGCGTGTACCACCGGCTGATGGCGGTCAATTTCTTTGGCGTCGTGGCGCTGGCGAAGGCCGTTCTGCCCCACTTTCTGGCGCAAAAAAGAGGTCAGTTCGTGGTTACCAGCAGCGTTTCGGGCAAGATCGGCGTTAAGCAGCGGTCGGGCTATTGTGCGTCTAAACACGCGCTGCACGGCTTTTTCGATTCCCTCCGCGCCGAAGTGGCCAATGAGGGGCTGCGCGTCACGATGATCTGCCCCGGCTACATCCGTACCCCCATTTCGGCCTCGGCCCTCGACGCCAGCGGCAAGGCGTATGGCCGGTTCAACAAAGCCCAGGCGGAAGGCATGCCCGCCGACGACTGCGCCCGCCGCATCCTGCGCGCCGTCGCTACTGGCCGGGAAGAGGCCAACATCGGCGGGAAGGAATTACTGGGTATTTACCTGAAACGTTTCGT
- a CDS encoding aminotransferase class V-fold PLP-dependent enzyme, whose translation MITFYPGPSKIYPQVAAWAAEACTSGIVSMNHRSPEFMAVTEGAMRGVRDKLNVPEGYHLAFVSSATECWEIVAQSLTAQTSLHPYSGAFGKKWMDYAHRIKPPQQPDEADVLCVVQNETSNGTQVRMPALGTFRQEFPDALIAVDAVSSMAGIAFDWTLADVWFASVQKCFGLPAGLAVLIYSPRALARAEAIGENNHYNSLLFLHENFSKFQTPYTPNGLGIYLLDRVMQTVPPIAETDAHIRQRAADWYQFFEEAMAGSPFRLLIDEPERRSDTVIAVTGSEADIKAVKGAAKAAGFMLGNGYGDWKTTTFRIANFPAITDDDVARLQAWLRGWG comes from the coding sequence ATGATCACCTTCTATCCCGGTCCATCCAAAATTTACCCGCAGGTGGCAGCCTGGGCGGCGGAAGCCTGCACGTCGGGCATCGTCAGCATGAACCACCGCAGCCCGGAGTTTATGGCCGTTACGGAAGGGGCGATGCGCGGGGTGCGCGACAAACTGAACGTACCTGAGGGCTACCACCTGGCCTTTGTTTCGTCGGCCACGGAGTGCTGGGAGATCGTCGCCCAATCGCTGACGGCACAGACGAGCCTGCATCCGTACAGCGGCGCCTTTGGCAAAAAATGGATGGACTATGCCCACCGGATCAAGCCCCCGCAGCAGCCCGACGAAGCCGATGTGCTGTGCGTGGTCCAGAATGAGACGTCCAACGGAACCCAGGTACGTATGCCGGCGCTGGGTACGTTCCGGCAGGAATTCCCCGACGCGCTGATTGCCGTCGATGCCGTATCGTCGATGGCGGGTATTGCTTTCGACTGGACGCTGGCCGACGTGTGGTTTGCGTCGGTACAAAAATGCTTCGGCTTGCCAGCGGGGCTGGCGGTATTGATCTACTCGCCCCGGGCGCTGGCCCGTGCCGAGGCAATCGGCGAGAACAATCATTACAACAGCCTGCTGTTTCTGCACGAAAACTTCAGCAAGTTCCAGACACCCTATACGCCCAACGGACTGGGTATCTACCTGCTCGACCGCGTGATGCAGACCGTACCGCCCATCGCCGAGACCGACGCCCATATCCGGCAGCGCGCCGCCGACTGGTATCAGTTTTTTGAGGAAGCGATGGCCGGCTCACCCTTTCGGCTGCTGATCGATGAGCCCGAACGCCGCTCCGATACGGTCATTGCCGTGACGGGAAGCGAGGCCGATATTAAAGCGGTCAAAGGGGCCGCTAAAGCCGCTGGCTTTATGCTGGGCAATGGCTACGGCGACTGGAAAACCACGACCTTCCGCATCGCCAACTTCCCCGCCATTACCGACGACGACGTAGCCCGGTTACAGGCGTGGTTGAGGGGGTGGGGGTAA
- a CDS encoding MarC family protein, producing the protein MPLNFKEIISVTLILFSVIDVLGSLPVIIDLRQKVGTIESEKATLASGVLMLTFLFVGERILKLFGVDVQSFAVAGAIIIFLIGLEMILGRTIFKSEIEADSAAHIVPIAFPLIAGAGTLTTLISLRAEYQIGNIVVGVILNLILIYIVLKSAAWLEDRIGPGGLNVLRKVFGIILLAISIKLLKSNLLPANF; encoded by the coding sequence ATGCCACTCAACTTTAAAGAGATCATCTCGGTCACGCTCATTCTGTTTTCCGTCATCGACGTGCTGGGTTCGTTGCCCGTGATCATCGACCTGCGCCAGAAAGTTGGTACAATCGAGTCGGAGAAAGCGACGCTGGCCTCGGGTGTGCTCATGCTCACGTTCCTGTTTGTGGGCGAACGCATTCTGAAACTGTTCGGCGTAGACGTGCAGTCGTTTGCCGTGGCCGGGGCCATCATCATTTTTCTGATCGGGCTGGAAATGATTCTGGGCCGGACCATCTTTAAGTCGGAAATCGAGGCCGACAGTGCGGCCCATATCGTGCCCATCGCCTTTCCACTGATTGCCGGGGCCGGTACGCTCACCACCCTGATTTCGCTGCGGGCCGAATACCAGATCGGCAACATTGTGGTGGGCGTCATCCTGAACCTGATCCTGATTTACATCGTGCTCAAATCGGCCGCCTGGCTCGAAGACCGGATCGGACCGGGCGGGCTGAATGTGCTGCGAAAGGTTTTCGGCATAATTTTGCTCGCCATTTCCATCAAACTGCTCAAGAGCAACCTGCTCCCAGCTAATTTTTAA
- a CDS encoding DUF3179 domain-containing (seleno)protein, whose product MNRNLLLWASVGLVLLILLEAARVYFIMPFPGSQLDDAANLSRVSVAYWLHQHVGWLRGMGLLLVAYPLVRVLWRPARPSDRWVAGGLAIAYGLVLYVVNQTMMADHMFLQPTTKRMLSMAQNKIGTNKLVLGVVANGEARAYPIQLIGYHHQVRDTVGGKPLMITYCTVCRTGRVFDPIVGRQPMTYRLVGMDHFNAMFEDDRTGSWWRQATGEAILGPLKGQTLTELTARQMTLAEWAAEHPNTLVMQPDPAFREETDSLATYDLGVRRGKLTGRDSASWHPKSWVVGLADKQTAVAVDWNALVKKRTINTRLGAQPVLLTLAPDRLTYRAFDRRVAGRVLTFTPLADGQFTDRETQSVWSKAGLATTGTLAGQQLTNVPAHQEFWHSWRSFHPTTQKTEGE is encoded by the coding sequence ATGAACCGTAATCTGCTTCTCTGGGCGAGCGTTGGGTTGGTGCTGCTGATACTACTCGAAGCGGCGCGGGTGTATTTTATCATGCCGTTCCCCGGTAGTCAGCTCGACGATGCCGCCAACCTGAGTCGTGTATCGGTGGCGTACTGGCTGCATCAGCACGTAGGCTGGCTGCGGGGAATGGGGCTGCTACTCGTGGCCTACCCGCTGGTTCGGGTTCTGTGGCGGCCCGCCCGGCCCAGCGACCGGTGGGTAGCGGGTGGGTTGGCTATCGCCTACGGGCTGGTGCTGTACGTGGTGAACCAGACCATGATGGCCGACCACATGTTTTTGCAGCCGACCACCAAGCGTATGCTGTCGATGGCGCAGAACAAAATTGGGACCAACAAGCTGGTGCTGGGCGTCGTGGCCAACGGCGAAGCGCGGGCGTACCCGATTCAACTCATTGGCTACCACCATCAGGTGCGCGACACGGTGGGCGGTAAACCCCTGATGATCACCTACTGCACGGTGTGTCGCACCGGGCGTGTGTTTGACCCCATCGTGGGCAGGCAACCCATGACCTACCGGCTGGTCGGGATGGACCATTTCAACGCCATGTTTGAAGACGACCGCACGGGCTCCTGGTGGCGGCAAGCGACGGGCGAGGCCATTCTGGGACCGCTCAAAGGCCAAACCCTGACCGAGTTGACCGCCCGGCAAATGACGCTGGCCGAATGGGCCGCCGAACACCCCAACACCCTCGTAATGCAGCCTGACCCGGCTTTTCGGGAAGAGACCGACAGCCTCGCTACGTATGACCTTGGGGTACGCCGGGGTAAACTGACGGGCCGCGATTCGGCATCGTGGCACCCCAAATCGTGGGTAGTCGGGCTGGCCGACAAACAAACCGCCGTCGCTGTCGACTGGAATGCGCTGGTTAAAAAGCGGACAATCAACACCCGGCTGGGTGCGCAACCGGTGTTGCTAACGCTGGCACCCGATCGGCTCACCTACCGCGCGTTTGACCGCAGGGTGGCGGGGCGCGTGCTCACGTTTACGCCCCTCGCCGACGGGCAATTTACCGACCGCGAAACCCAGAGCGTCTGGAGCAAAGCGGGGCTGGCTACCACCGGTACGTTGGCGGGGCAGCAGTTGACCAACGTACCCGCGCATCAGGAATTCTGGCACTCGTGGCGGTCATTTCACCCCACCACCCAAAAAACGGAAGGCGAGTAA